Proteins encoded in a region of the Vicia villosa cultivar HV-30 ecotype Madison, WI linkage group LG5, Vvil1.0, whole genome shotgun sequence genome:
- the LOC131606552 gene encoding uncharacterized protein LOC131606552, translating into MDEYLQYMKTLRSHMNDAEDQAAKISAEEQMQMTNIHTLESDINSAKSEIAQVVGDTEKMNKSKVEICSTILENQKKLATLESDSSRLTQTMELIWQEKVGLSAKFSERRAYYSTVAENMVAKFEKQQEWIRSKKISRELKEHKVGDIVHEQRSESEGRTGADDNRAIDTLGSDAKRNLITDLDSAKERLDEILVMKSKIHMDIDKIKLAIEDVKCRENEFKPELKAADITAIEEEYNALLSDKAGETEYLQSMEKQVGKLKDICHEIQCACGEKYTVALNTQ; encoded by the exons ATGGACGAATATTTGCAGTACATGAAGACTCTACGCTCTCACATGAACG ATGCGGAGGATCAGGCCGCAAAAATTTCTGCAGAAGAGCAAATGCAAATGACGAACATTCACACTTTGGAAAGTGACATCAATTCAG CGAAATCTGAAATTGCGCAAGTGGTTGGAGATACGGAGAAGATGAATAAGTCTAAGGTTGAGATATGCTCGACGATACTGGAAAACCAGAAAAAGCTTGCTACCTTGGAGTCTGATTCATCCAGACTTACGCAG ACCATGGAGCTTATTTGGCAAGAGAAAGTTGGGTTATCTGCCAAATTTTCCGAGAGGAG AGCCTACTATAGCACAGTTGCAGAGAACATGGTTGCCAAATTCGAGAAGCAACag GAATGGATAAGATCTAAGAAGATTAGCAGAGAACTGAAAGAGCATAAA GTTGGGGATATAGTTCatgaacaaagaagtgaatctgaAG GGAGGACTGGTGCTGATGATAACCGTGCCATAGATACGCTG GGGAGTGATGCAAAGAGGAACTTAATCACTGACTTGGATTCAGCTAAAGAAAGGCTTGATGAGATTCTTGTTATGAAATCCAAGATTCACATGGACATCGATAAG atAAAACTCGCTATTGAGGATGTCAAGTGCAGAGAAAACGAGTTTAAG CCCGAGCTAAAAGCAGCTGATATAACTGCTATTGAAGAGGAGTATAATGCTCTTTTGTCAGACAAAGCTGGAGAAACCGAATACTTGCAATCTATGGAGAAACAAGTTGGGAAACTCAAG GATATCTGTCATGAGATCCAATGTGCTTGTGGTGAGAAATACACAGTTGCATTGAATACACAGTAG
- the LOC131604554 gene encoding protein MAIN-LIKE 1-like has product MRRGGRQRREAEGEGHQEAAREAGPQHPGFLGGPGDTSLLTRYQDHVVRHLWFGEERRPKTTLKVVAHGSKLIGWILHHLPRAMNDWLVASGLSSLPCTSLARVDTHLIYAFVERWHPETSSFHMLFGEMTITLDDVSCLLHLSIQGELVDPDYVVTDYDAIHLAVELFGVSLSDASEEASSVRGPYYKLDWLKQVFEQQRVADNFTGAARAYMMLMLGCTILADKTFTLVEAKYLPC; this is encoded by the exons ATGCGCAGAGGAGGAAGACAACGTCGAGAGGCTGAAGGCGAGGGACATCAGGAAGCTGCACGGGAGGCTGGTCCGCAGCACCCGGGATTTCTCGGAGGACCGGGCGATACTTCTCTTTTGACTAGGTATCAGGACCATGTTGTCCGCCATTTATGGTTCGGCGAG GAGAGACGACCAAAGACAACCTTAAAGGTTGTTGCACATGGCAGTAAATTAATAGGATGGATTCTGCATCATCTCCCAAGGGCGATGAATGATTGGTTAGTTGCCTCTGGCCTGTCATCTCTGCCGTGTACTAGTTTGGCGAGAGTAGATACGCATCTTATATATGCTTTTGTTGAGAGATGGCATCCTGAAACATCGTCATTTCATATGTTGTTCGGCGAGATGACCATTACGCTAGATGATGTTTCGTGTCTTCTTCATTTATCTATTCAGGGTGAGTTGGTTGACCCCGATTATGTTGTCACTGATTATGATGCTATTCATCTTGCTGTTGAGTTGTTTGGTGTTTCACTGAGTGATGCATCTGAGGAGGCTTCTTCCGTAAGGGGTCCTTATTATAAGTTAGATTGGTTGAAGCAAGTATTTGAGCAACAAAGAGTTGCTGATAACTTTACCGGTGCTGCCAGAGCCTACATGATGTTGATGTTAGGTTGTACTATTCTTGCCGACAAGACTTTTACTCTTGTCGAGGCAAAATATTTACCATGTTGA
- the LOC131601597 gene encoding uncharacterized protein LOC131601597 isoform X1: MFKKAVEAKSQQRLSGADRKKLKRTIKDKFPRASDSDLDILLPPKVEITVAKFQTRVHVYAVEGGFPVFFDVDGRGSDIFPTVYALWMVPELLPAFILKGGEVSRYVIGGADLMFPGILVPPEGLPSFAAGETWAVKVPENPAPIAVGSTTMSSVEALKAGLRGKALRITHYYRDLLWESVEGRYVPNEGFLEDVVFGHPSLLSPPSQDTDLVEASGETSNDQQNNTKSDEAEGSLDVSELPADSSHTLTRPNCDENTADEITAGMVDLKLLDIRSSNEPNDQHTLSTSDVDLLLDKCLLQALHTTLKDKDLPIPGSTLWSNHVLPCRPSGMTLDIKKSSYKKLSKWLQAKSSTGLISVKEDKHKKEVVLLSVNRKHADYSSFKPEKRPVEKTEQSSVQSVNEVRSSKTLEVAEIYKPSVHVNPIFSSVGADTGNLYTASEATDIVFAYVEKENLVKPTNKSLVVLDAMLCDALFKGAIKKGTTYPTEIHKKDIGQTFVSRMQPHHVVTRGNESVVRKGALKTIQILTERRQGNKKVTKLSGMESFLIDAEALASELQKKFACSTTVGELPGKKGLEVLVQGGVIDDLGRHLVEQYGVPKRFIEVLDKTKR; the protein is encoded by the exons ATGTTCAAGAAGGCGGTGGAAGCAAAGTCTCAGCAGAGATTATCCGGTGCCGACAGGAAGAAGCTAAAACGAACAATTAAAGACAAATTCCCAAGAGCTTCTGATTCTGACCTAGACATTCTACTTCCTCCCAAG GTAGAGATAACAGTCGCCAAGTTTCAAACGCGAGTTCATGTGTATGCTGTGGAGGGAGGTTTTCCTGTGTTTTTCGACGTTGATGGTCGCGGTTCGGACATTTTCCCAACAG TTTATGCTCTATGGATGGTCCCTGAGCTTCTGCCAGCTTTCATACTCAAGGGCGGCGAGGTTTCTCGGTATGTTATAGGTGGAgctgacttgatgttccctggtATACTCGTGCCTCCTGAAGGTCTTCCATCATTTGCGGCTGGGGAAACATGGGCGGTTAAAGTACCCGAAAATCCTGCACCCATTGCG GTTGGGAGCACAACGATGAGCAGCGTCGAAGCTTTGAAAGCTGGATTACGTGGAAAAGCATTGAGAATAACTCATTATTATCGTGATTTGCTTTG GGAATCAGTTGAGGGCCGTTACGTGCCTAATGAAGGTTTTTTGGAAGATGTTGTGTTTGGGCATCCTTCTCTATTATCACCACCTTCTCAAGACACTGATTTGGTCGAGGCTTCTGGTGAGACATCAAATGACCAACAAAACAACACGAAAAGTGATGAAGCGGAGGGATCTCTGGATGTAAGTGAGTTACCAGCCGACTCCAGCCATACATTAACAAGACCAAACTGTGATGAAAATACGGCGGATGAAATAACTGCTGGCATGGTTGATCTGAAATTACTTGATATTCGCTCGTCTAATGAACCAAATGACCAACATACTCTATCAACCTCAGATGTAGACTTGTTGTTAGATAAGTGCCTTTTGCAAGCACTGCATACAACATTGAAGGATAAAGACCTCCCCATTCCTGGAAGCACTCTATG GTCAAATCATGTATTGCCATGTAGGCCTTCAGGAATGACCTTAGACATCAAGAAGTCATCGTAcaagaagttatctaagtggttaCAGGCAAAATCCTCCACTGGCTTG ATATCAGTGAAAGAAGATAAGCATAAAAAAGAAGTGGTACTATTATCAGTTAACCGAAAACATGCTGATTATTCATCCTTTAAGCCTGAAAAAAGACCAGTGGAGAAAACTGAGCAGTCCAGTGTCCAATCTGTTAATGAAGTTCGTTCGTCCAAAACTCTGGAAGTGGCTGAAATCTACAAGCCAAGTGTACATGTCAATCCCATCTTTTCATCTGTAGGAGCTGATACGGGGAATCTTTATACTGCTTCTGAAGCCACTGATATTGTCTTCGCATATGTTGAAAAGGAAAATTTGGTGAAACCAACAAATAAATCCCTTGTGGTTCTAGATGCAATGTTATGCGATGCACTGTTCAAGGGGGCTATTAAAAAAGGAACTACATATCCTACAGAAATTCACAAGAAAGATATAGGCCAAACATTTGTGAGCCGAATGCAACCTCACCATGTTGTGACAAGAGGTAATGAATCTGTAGTTCGTAAAGGTGCACTCAAAACAATTCAGATATTGACAGAAAGGCGGCAAGGCAACAAGAAGGTAACCAAACTATCTGGTATGGAATCATTTCTTATAGATGCTGAAGCATTAGCATCAGAACTTCAGAAGAAGTTTGCTTGCAGTACCACTGTTGGAGAACTACCAG GTAAGAAAGGGCTTGAGGTTCTGGTTCAAGGTGGAGTTATTGATGACCTGGGAAGACATTTGGTTGAACAATATGGAGTTCCAAAGAGGTTTATTGAAGTTCTTGATAAAACCAAGAGAtga
- the LOC131601597 gene encoding uncharacterized protein LOC131601597 isoform X2 — protein sequence MFKKAVEAKSQQRLSGADRKKLKRTIKDKFPRASDSDLDILLPPKVEITVAKFQTRVHVYAVEGGFPVFFDVDGRGSDIFPTVYALWMVPELLPAFILKGGEVSRYVIGGADLMFPGILVPPEGLPSFAAGETWAVKVPENPAPIAVGSTTMSSVEALKAGLRGKALRITHYYRDLLWESVEGRYVPNEGFLEDVVFGHPSLLSPPSQDTDLVEASGETSNDQQNNTKSDEAEGSLDVSELPADSSHTLTRPNCDENTADEITAGMVDLKLLDIRSSNEPNDQHTLSTSDVDLLLDKCLLQALHTTLKDKDLPIPGSTLWSNHVLPCRPSGMTLDIKKSSYKKLSKWLQAKSSTGLISVKEDKHKKEVVLLSVNRKHADYSSFKPEKRPVEKTEQSSVQSVNEVRSSKTLEVAEIYKPSVHVNPIFSSVGADTGNLYTASEATDIVFAYVEKENLVKPTNKSLVVLDAMLCDALFKGAIKKGTTYPTEIHKKDIGQTFVSRMQPHHVVTRGNESVVRKGALKTIQILTERRQGNKKVTKLSGMESFLIDAEALASELQKKFACSTTVGELPGIAFDFSDLVLRVIGIFLH from the exons ATGTTCAAGAAGGCGGTGGAAGCAAAGTCTCAGCAGAGATTATCCGGTGCCGACAGGAAGAAGCTAAAACGAACAATTAAAGACAAATTCCCAAGAGCTTCTGATTCTGACCTAGACATTCTACTTCCTCCCAAG GTAGAGATAACAGTCGCCAAGTTTCAAACGCGAGTTCATGTGTATGCTGTGGAGGGAGGTTTTCCTGTGTTTTTCGACGTTGATGGTCGCGGTTCGGACATTTTCCCAACAG TTTATGCTCTATGGATGGTCCCTGAGCTTCTGCCAGCTTTCATACTCAAGGGCGGCGAGGTTTCTCGGTATGTTATAGGTGGAgctgacttgatgttccctggtATACTCGTGCCTCCTGAAGGTCTTCCATCATTTGCGGCTGGGGAAACATGGGCGGTTAAAGTACCCGAAAATCCTGCACCCATTGCG GTTGGGAGCACAACGATGAGCAGCGTCGAAGCTTTGAAAGCTGGATTACGTGGAAAAGCATTGAGAATAACTCATTATTATCGTGATTTGCTTTG GGAATCAGTTGAGGGCCGTTACGTGCCTAATGAAGGTTTTTTGGAAGATGTTGTGTTTGGGCATCCTTCTCTATTATCACCACCTTCTCAAGACACTGATTTGGTCGAGGCTTCTGGTGAGACATCAAATGACCAACAAAACAACACGAAAAGTGATGAAGCGGAGGGATCTCTGGATGTAAGTGAGTTACCAGCCGACTCCAGCCATACATTAACAAGACCAAACTGTGATGAAAATACGGCGGATGAAATAACTGCTGGCATGGTTGATCTGAAATTACTTGATATTCGCTCGTCTAATGAACCAAATGACCAACATACTCTATCAACCTCAGATGTAGACTTGTTGTTAGATAAGTGCCTTTTGCAAGCACTGCATACAACATTGAAGGATAAAGACCTCCCCATTCCTGGAAGCACTCTATG GTCAAATCATGTATTGCCATGTAGGCCTTCAGGAATGACCTTAGACATCAAGAAGTCATCGTAcaagaagttatctaagtggttaCAGGCAAAATCCTCCACTGGCTTG ATATCAGTGAAAGAAGATAAGCATAAAAAAGAAGTGGTACTATTATCAGTTAACCGAAAACATGCTGATTATTCATCCTTTAAGCCTGAAAAAAGACCAGTGGAGAAAACTGAGCAGTCCAGTGTCCAATCTGTTAATGAAGTTCGTTCGTCCAAAACTCTGGAAGTGGCTGAAATCTACAAGCCAAGTGTACATGTCAATCCCATCTTTTCATCTGTAGGAGCTGATACGGGGAATCTTTATACTGCTTCTGAAGCCACTGATATTGTCTTCGCATATGTTGAAAAGGAAAATTTGGTGAAACCAACAAATAAATCCCTTGTGGTTCTAGATGCAATGTTATGCGATGCACTGTTCAAGGGGGCTATTAAAAAAGGAACTACATATCCTACAGAAATTCACAAGAAAGATATAGGCCAAACATTTGTGAGCCGAATGCAACCTCACCATGTTGTGACAAGAGGTAATGAATCTGTAGTTCGTAAAGGTGCACTCAAAACAATTCAGATATTGACAGAAAGGCGGCAAGGCAACAAGAAGGTAACCAAACTATCTGGTATGGAATCATTTCTTATAGATGCTGAAGCATTAGCATCAGAACTTCAGAAGAAGTTTGCTTGCAGTACCACTGTTGGAGAACTACCAG GCATTGCATTTGATTTCTCAGATTTAGTACTCAGAGTTATTGGAATTTTTCTGCATTAA